A segment of the Fusarium musae strain F31 chromosome 2, whole genome shotgun sequence genome:
TCAAGATGCGATTTGCGCGCGAATCAATTTCTCGTCTTTGTCATCCCCCACATCATAGATAATGCTACCCATGATATTCGCTACGGTCCACGCTAACACGAACCTAGACTGCATAATGTGATCTTCCACTGAGCCTCAACCCCGAAATGCGTCTCCAAGTTAGAAGACCTCGAGAATTACAATTCCTCGTGGAGGGCTCTCGATGTACTCGTGTCTTGTCATACACGGCAACTTACATTCTCAAGTCTCACAAGCCACGCACCTTGATGAATCAATCTAAATCATACAGTGTCTAGAACAATCCCTACATGATTCATATCCTGCCTTGCCTCGAATCCATGCTATGCGTAAGGCAAGCACACGCTCAGTATCTGTCACTCTTATGCATTTCCCTGGTGTTCAAGTAGCGGGATCTAACGATATTCTAAATTTGACTGTTCCATTAAGGTACCCTCAAACTTCGAACTACCGCCTAGTGACGTCAAATCATAGGCCCCGAGACCCCTAAAATCTGCGCGATAACGGCAAAACAACGGCCCCCCCCCCACGTTCCGTTCCCGAGCTCAGCTCCCAAAATTTCTACGGATCGGCTCGAAAGCTCTCTCAAACCCTGTGATCGATCTCAATATCACGAGGCACTGCAACTCAACACCATTGGGCAAAGATCGCGCGTGATCTGACTCCCAGGCATTGGTTTCTCATTGACTGTTGTCCGTCCGCTCACTAAGGTCAAACTTTATTCTACCTTCTTTTTTCGTAGCCTCGTTTGTTCTTAAGGAATAATAATCATGTCCAAGACTACTCTCGCTACTATGGCCTGCCTAGGCGCAGGAGGTGGTGCTGCTATCACTGCCGCCATCTACTCCATTCGAGGCGGTAAACGTGTCGAGGAGACCAATACTCTAGCTACGCCTCCTCcgtcaacctcaaactcCTTCGCCGCTCTTCCTGCTACCACCGCCTCTCCCGCCGTTCCTCCCACCCAAGTCTTCGGACCTCCAGCCACTGCGCCCTCCGGTTTGCCAATCGACCCAAGCGCAATCGTCAACCCTGGGGGCCTCTTCGACTACGGCTTTCCAGGCCCTATCGCCGATGTCGCCAACCGCTCTGGCCTCGTCTCTTCCTACGATCGTCGTACACGAAACCCTCACTGGGTCGTCGAACATATCACACCTGCTTCTCTTGCCATTCGCGATGGTGATCGAAAGCACAGCAGCTTTCTTGAGGATGATTCTGTGCCACAAAAGTTCCGGGCTCTGCTGAAGGACTACTACCGCAGCGGTTACGATCGTGGCCATCAGGTCCCTGCTGCCGACTGCAAATGGTCTCAGAAGGCCATGGACGACACTTTTTACCTCACAAACATGTGCCCTCAGgtcggcgatggcttcaaccGTGACTACTGGGCTCACTTTGAGGACTTCTGCCGTCGTTTGACAGTCAAGTATCCCTCAGTTCGCATTGTCACAGGCCCTCTCTATCttcccaagaaggaggcagaTGGCAAGTGGTACGTCAAGTACGAGATGATCGGCACTCCCCCTTCAGTTGCTGTGCCCACACACTTCTACAAGGTGATCTTTGCTGAGGATGGTCGCGTTGGTGGAAACGTCGCGCTGGGCGCTTTCGTTCTCCCCAACGCCCCCATCTCTAACTCTAAGCCTATCACCGATTTTGAGGTTCCCCTCGAGGCTGTTGAGCGTGCTAGCGGTCTCGAATTTGCTACTAAGCTACCACCTCAGCGAAGACGACGTCTGTGTTCTGACCACACCTGTGCGCTTGTGATTCGAGACTTCGCGGATAAGCAAAAGGCGTTCCCTAAGAAATAGATGGCTACCAAGCATTTGTATAGTGGAAAGGGGAATATTTGGTCTCTGCATACAGGAATAAATGGCATGAGGTGCTCTATTGCCAGGCTCAATGGATTTATAACATATACGGCTGCATGAGAGCGTCACAATTATGTTACATGTTTTAGCATTTAGAATTATATGCACCACCGATAGCATGTGCATCTTGCCTACGGGCTCAAATGAATGATGGGTATACAAAAGTTTTCGATTGACATGTACATTACAGTTTTTGAAATCTGTGCCATATTCCCTAAGGATACAGTGTATGCTTGCTTTAGTTGCAAACAGTCAGCATTACGTAGACCACCAGCGCCAGAGGGTATCGAATCATCGacgtttctttttctttattccCTCTATCTCGCTCTCGTGTATTTCCCTTGTCGTTGTTCGTGGCGCAAACTCTCCTCTTGACTGGGAAGAGGAGCTCTCCGTCGGGCATCTGCCTTGTCGGCATCGAATCCCGGCATGGGAGGTGGTGGGACCGGCATGGCAAAGCTCCCGGGCGGAGGAGGCATGCTGCCCGGTGGTGGGATAAGTCCAGGGGGTAAGGCTCCTGGTGGTAGAGCTCCTGGTGGCGGGAGAGGCACGCCGGCCTTCTTCATAAGCTCGAGGAGTTGAGCTGGATCTGGAGGATTATTGGGATCCAGTCCAGGTAagggaggcggaggcggaccGCCATTGAGTCCAGGTAAGGGGAATGGTAGAGGCGGTGGAGGAGCTCCTGAGCCAGCACCGACACCAGGAATGGGAGGAGGTGGAATACTTGAGCCAAGGCCGGGTAGGCCTCCACCAAGAGGCAGTCCAGGAATACCAGGTAGTCCAGGAACAGCAGCTTTCGGTGCGTCTTGATCAACAAGAGCGTCCATCTCGTCTTCCATCTCTTGTTGTTCCTCCTCCTGGCGCTGCCGACGATTACCACGGCGGTCCCAGGTTCCTTGGGCCTCGGCCGCTGCTTCACCGATATGGTAGCGATCCTGGAAAACATCTGTATCACCAGGTCTAGCACGGCTCCAGAAACGCGTAATTCGGTCATTGGATCCTGATGCCAGAATGTGTCCGAGAGGATGCCAGTCGAGGGACCAAATAGCATAATCATGAGCAAAGGGCACCTTGTGCATTGGCCATACCGACTGGGCGGCTACTGACGACGGGTCAGGGCTGTCGTAAGGAGCAACAGTGAAAGATTGGCCAGGAGGCGGGTTTGGTGAATCGAGTAGATAGTGGAATAGCGAGCCGTCCATACCACCAGTACTGAGAAGATTAGGGTGGATAGGGTGCCATGTGAGAGTGGAAATATCCTTCTCGTGGCCTTTGAGAAGGCAGATATCACGCATCATGCGAAGATCGAAAACACGAGCGGTCTGGTCTCTTGCAGATGTGGCGAGACAAGCACCACGGACCTTTTCAAACAGTACTTTTGTTATAGTACTCTTGTGACCGTGTAGAGTCGTTAGACAGCGGCTAGTACGAGGGTCCCAAAGCTTGACAAGATGGTCCTTGGAACCAGATACGAGTAGTCCCTTGGTAGGATGCCAATCCACACTTTTTGCATCCCATCCGTGGCCTTCAAGCTTGGATTCCATTTGTCCCAGAGCGAAGTCAAAGATCTTGAGGGTCGAATCGTCGCTTGCGGTGACAAACTTGGAATCACTTGGACTAAAAGCAAGGTCTCGAATAGGGTCAGTATGGGCGTTGATGCTCTGAACATTGTTGAAGTTTGGCTGCCAGTACTTGATAACTCCATCGTGATCCGCCGAGATAAGCCAGTCGTCACTATGTGAATATTCCAAAGCACGAATGGCAGAATCGTGAGCCTGCATAATGGTTTCGAAATTGAAGCCTGTTCCGTTCCATAGTGTGAACTCGCCACTGGTCGACGCTGTTAATAATCTTCGACCTTCTGGTGTCCACCGCACTACGTTGATGGGATGCTTAATCTTATTGAGAGAAGAGTGAAGGTGCTTGATAGGGATACTGTCGGCAGCTTTTGTGACACGCGCTGCAGGGGGAAGCATCTATTTTGGTGTCAGTCAGGGAGAAGTTGTTCATATAGAACGCTACTCACATCAACGATATAGCTAACGCTAGGTCGCTCAGCTTCGCCAGTATATCCTCCCTTATAGCTGGGGGCACGATCATGTTGCCAATGTGTTATAGTGGCGCCATAGTCAGTCACAGGTCCTGGAGTTGAAGCGTCAGTTTGAAATCAGTTGCGATTTAAGTCTTCAGGTTATGATGTATGTGTATTCGAATGCCTCTTTCACAGCCCCAGAAAGAACCCCTGCTTTTAAGCATGAGATTGGCCGAAATCAAAAACCTCGATTGCTCGTCTAAACAACAATCATCCCTTGAAAATACATGGGACAGAGACAGTGGATGTAGTTGCATCTCTCCCACAGCTTTCATATTTTTCTGCCACCGAGCAGCTTGGCAATGCAAACACGACAGGAGAAATGTCACAGAGTATGATGGGTAAACTTACGCCTGCCTCGGACCTTGACAAATGCCCCATCCTGGCCCTGGCCACCACCATGATCACCACGAGGCTCATAGGCCATCGTGACGGATTTTCTTTGGCGTATCAAGCATGCACAATAGCTTTGAGAAGCGCGTCGAAGGGAGTGGGTCCTTCAAGATGGAAACGAACAAGCAACGCAGGTATCAAGTCCCTGTTGGGTAATCTCTGAGTAGTTGATCAGACGGAATTTCTATATGGTGATACTGAAAATTTTGATTCCTGTGATAAGACGTCGGGGGCGGCGATTTGCTTTGATAGAAGATGAACAAAGACGATGCTGTTACTTGAGGCGCGTGAGCTTCAGTTGAAGTTCAGAGCTGCGAAGCGCCGATTCAAGCGATGATTAACCGGCCAGCCTCAGTTTTGGAGTCAGGCCTTTCTCCAAAAACTCCAAGTCACATGACCTCTCACTCTCCAAAACTTTGAGACTCTCAACGGTTAGATCTGATGAGATAAAGTGCCTCTGCTAAAAAGGACATGCACATGCGTGAATATCCTCTCGTATACCGAATTGTTGGGGCGCAGATTCGTCACCCACGGGCTCTACCCGAGCTTAGGTACTGCGTTAGTTCGCTCATGCTATGACTGTTGCATCTCACCAACAGCATGCAATACAACCGCACTTTCACATGCTTTCACATTGATTGATCCAATATCAGTCGCAAAGTTGCAAGCCTTCTGGGGCCTGTGCAACCTGTTGCCGCATAGGTATCTTCCCCCCTGCAGCGCCACAAGCCAGTGGCTCGGGGAGTTCGTCGATCCATTAAAACGCTCAGAATGCAGCGGAAGCCAGGGGTGTTTTGCTCCCGGCCCCCCCTTTAGCGTTGATGATTGTCTTTAGCCTCACTGTAAAAGTCCCTGAGCTACTGCTAAAAATGACCAGAGCGAAAAAGCTCAAACAGCCCCGCCAGAAGAGACGCCAGGCCAGAACGGTTACTCTGCATAATACCTTAGTACTAACTTACCTATAGGTAATGGACTTGGCGAGATGGGATAACTCAGGCAGAAAGTGAGGAGAGAGGCCGTTGCAAAAGAAACTCAATTGATTGTTTGTCTTTAACTGGAATGTCTCCTTCGCCTCGTTTTTTTGTCCGACCCTTTATCTCCTACATTCCTGTGGTTTGATAAACTCTTTAACGCGCTTTATCTCGAAGCTGTAGGTGGTTCATTCACTGCGACAGTGGCGCCCTCGGTATCTTATCATCCTTGTAACAAACGCCGCCACCCAAACAACTTGACGTTGACAAGGTCGTCGTATCTCCGTCGGCTACTCTGCtcaattctttcttttattttcttctCGCCTagtttcttgagcttctccattTTGCGCGATTAGTCTGCCGCCTAGGCAAGGCTCTTGCAAGATGAATTCGGCTACAGCTACGAGCATAGAAACCTCGAATGGCTCGGCCTCTGTCTCCCGGCGCAGCGGCCACGACGTCACACAGAACGAACCCAACAATCGTACCAGCGGAAACGGTAACGGAACTGCCACGACCAAACCCCCAAAGAAACCTGGTCAGAAGTACAGACACGTCGCTGCGGTTCACAAACAGACGAGGCCTTCATGTCTGAGTCACGATTCCGATGCTGCTCCCAGCTTTATTGGGTTCCGTAACCTCATGGTCATTGTGCTTGGTATGAGAGCTTCGATGCCCCTCATCATGATGTTATCTGTTGGGTTATTAATGCTTGGCAGTTGTTGGAAACTTGCGATTGATGATTGAGAACATCCAAAAGGTATGCTTCATCTCCTGTCCATCAATTATGCCTTCGGCAGCCAGCTAATACAGTCTATAGTATGGAGTATTGATCTGCGTGAGGTGTCATGATTACAGCCGTCAAGATATTTACTTGGGTCTACTCCTTTACTTCCTCATCCCATGCCATCTTCTCGCCGCTTACTTGATTGAGCTGGCTGCTGCTCAGCAGGCTCGAGGATCTCTCAAGCGTGTCAATGATTCACCTTCTGGTGGCCCCTCAGAGCAGGAGCGCAAGCGGTTTCATAAGACCTGGGTTGTTGTCGCGTGGGCTCACCTTTTCAACATCACTCTTGCCCTTGTTCTCACCACCTGGGTCGTGTACTTCAagattcatcatcctctcatTGGCACCTTCACCGAGATGCATGCCATTGCTGTTTGGCTCAAGACTGCATCATATGCTTTCACCAACCGAGACTTGCGACATGCCTACCTGCACCCCGTGGAAGGAGAGCGCGAACTGGTACCTGAGCTGTACACGCAATGCCCGTATCCCCAGAATATCACCTTCAGCAACCTGGTATACTTCTGGTGGGCACCCACGCTCGTATACCAGCCCGTGTATCCTCGCACAGATAAAATCAGATGGGTCTTTGTGGCCAAGCGAGTTGGAGAAATTTTCGGCCTCAGTGTATTCATGTGGGTTGCGAGCGCTCAGTATGCTGCACCAGTCCTTCGGAACTCGCTCGACAAGATCGCTTCCCTTGACCTGATGTCTATTCTGGAACGGTTACTCAAGCTTTCGACCATCTCCCTAGTCATCTGGCTTGCCGGTTTCTTCGCACTCTTCCAGTCGTTCCTCAACGCCCTAGCTGAGGTTTTGAGGTTTGGCGACAGGTCATTCTATGACGATTGGTGGAACAGTGAGAGCTTGGGAGCATACTGGCGGACGTGGAACAAGCCTGTTTACACATATTTCAAGCGTCATCTGTACATGCCCATGATCGGGCGTGGTTGGAGTCCTCAAGCAGCCAGCTTCGTAGTCTTCCTAGTATCGGCTATTCTTCACGAGATCCTTGTCGGTGTCCCTACGCATAACATCATTGGTAAGTTTACATATTCTGAATCATAGTTACACAACTGACGATCGCAGGCGTCGCTTTCCTGGGCATGTTTCTTCAACTGCCACTTATTGCATTGACCAAGCCTCTTGAAAACATGAAACTTGGGCACACTGGCAAAATAGTTGGGAACACTATCTTTTGGGTATCATTCACCATATTTGGACAACCCTTTGCAGCACTGATGTACTTCTACGCTTGGCAAGCAAAGTATGGAAGTGTGAGCAAACAGATGACGACAGTATCGAATTAGAGTGCCTTGGCTATGGACAAAGTTTCTGGATACTGTTTGGTATTGCTCAGCTAGCATATCTACCGTATTGGTACGATACATATTTGAtaaactactattaagaacTCGATTGCCTATCTTCGTACAGTTCTAGTATTACTGTATTTACATGCGCCTATGGCTAGATCGTCCCCCTCTTCTCTTACATCTTCTAAGCAATGAAAGGAATCTTTGTTCCCACTCTCTTCCGATATTGTACATAGTCATCTTGGAAGAACTCGATCAATTTGGCCTCCTCGTGTTTAATTCGCTTGCTGAAGAACATCCAGAGAACAGCCGCATAGGCAAAAAAGCACAGAATGTTGCCCATTACTAGCTGTGTTCCCAGTCCCCAGTAAAAGAATCCAAAGTAGCTTGGGTGGCGGAAGATTGAGTAAATGCCTGAAGTCACCAGCTCGTGGGAATCCTTCTTCCTGGTCTGGACATGATGGTTGAAACTGGCTCCAGCTTGCAACATGGCCACTGAGCGGACGTACTGTCCAGCGGTGACCATGACAAGGCCGAGGAGCAGAAGGATAGGACCGGTACCATAGGGTGCCCAGTGTCGAttagggaagaagaggttaACAATGGCACATTCGGTGAACGCAGCTGAATGGGCGATGGCGTATCCTGGCCAGTTTGCGGTCAGAAGAAAACTTCCAATGCTAGCCACAAGGGTATTCTTCTCAGCCGTAGTCCAAAACTCGAGAAAGTGAAAAGCCGAGAGTGCAAACAGGAAGAACGGAACACGCCAAGCAGGGCTAGAAGTCAAGAACAGAATAGCCCCCATAGAGATAGCACTACAAGTCAAGGTAATTCCGAGGCAGAAAGCTCGAAGAGCGATACCGGAGAGTGACTTGGGCTGGCCGGCGAAGTAGGGCTTCAGGATCATGAGTTCGTCCAGAGAGCGAGAGTTGCCGGAGTAGGAGTCATGATGAGTAGGCGATGCTCGATGATGAGCAGCTGAAGGGCTGAAGTTGACAGGTCTAGCACCCGCATTTTGCGTGGTTTCAGACATGGTTTTCTTTAATGAAAAGTCAGAAAATAGTCTATACGATCTCATGAGGTCTTCaggggttgatgagaagcttgatgaaAGATTAGGCGATCAGATGAACGTACAAATTCTGAGAAGAGtcgtgaagagaagagaaggactTGAAAGGCGGTCTTTGGCACTGAAATGAAGAAATGAAAAGTTATTAATCAGAAGGCGTGTTGGCCCTCGTCCCCAAATGGCGTCTGCAGTCTTGGATTGTAAGGCAGAGAACAATATCAAGGTTGTCGGCCTTAGCTCATGAGTTTGGAGGATCTGAGCTTAGGTAGTGGACCTCTCCACCCAAGCGTTGGCTCCAGGGTGGCCAGGAAGTCAAAGTACCTACCGATGAGCTGTACATGAAGATGCTATCTGGTCAGTATCAAAAACGCCAAAAATGATCTCAAGTAAGTAATCAGGTACTGGGCCAGTTCCGGATAACACTGGCGGTCTTTGAGATTACTTTCTATGTCATTTTATGATTTGGTGGCTCTTTTTGTCTTCTCGTCGGCGCTGATTTTCGAGGCTGGGAGAATCGAACTCGGAATCTGAGGTAGCTTTGAATAAGGGGTACTTTGGAGATGTCAGTTTGCTCAAGACAAAGTGACCGCCGAAACCGACATCACAAAGGAGATCACATGGATGTTAGGAAGGAAGACGCCTTTTCACGCACAGATAAGCTACCTATCTATGTTGGTAGCACTTATTCGGGCTTGACCTTCAAAGGCTCATGTGTGGATCACGATATCTATGTGGAATTGCTTCTAGAAACAACAATGGGTATAGTAGATTGTAAACAAAGATACTGGTATGCACCGATGCCCTGAGCTCTACTTTCTTCCAAAGATTTCCACCTGCTAATGCTTCCGTACCTGGTATATGATCATAATTCCAATGCCCAAAAACCACACTCGACAGAGCACAATTTGAAGTCAACGCAGCTTACTCTAGGCCGGCCTTTGGACAAATACGTAGTGTGGAATTGCTGGCCTTTCCACACGCCCAAAAGCGAGAACGTAGCCCTCCTTGTGTAGAGAATGAAGCGCAAAATGGCCACCTTCGTGACGTCGCAAGGTATCGGTGGTTTGCGATAGATCTGCGATAGATCGAAGCTGGTATCCAGTCCGAGGTAGAATATTATGTGAAAGGCAATCCTACCTCAAAGTCCGCCTTGGattgagaaagaggaaataATGAGTACCAATACGTTGATGAACCCCCAGGTACAAGGAATCCAGGTGTTCATCTCGTAGTATCCAGCAGAGTAAACAGCTCCCAACCTAATAATTCGTTAGCCAAGGTACTGTGCAAGACTAACACGACTTACACTAAGCCAACAATACTCCCGGCCATGACAGCCTCAAGCCCAGCAATAACGAGATAGATGACAGGTACTGCCCATAGATATCTCCAAGACGACTTCTTCCAACCGTGGGTAAACATGGCAATCAGAACTGCCCCCATGTGGAAGCATGCATATATAATGAGCGTCCATAGTAAAGTAAATCGCCAAACATCTAAGACATAGTAGAGGGTATATCGTTTGTCTGTGGTGGTGTCATATAGAGTCTGGACGTTCAGGGATGGGAAGCGCGGCGTCTGATAATCTGCTGGAGGAGTATTTGGCAGGGCCATCTATCGTTTGTATTGGTTAGCGCTTTGCTTGCAAGAAGGATGGAACTCAGGCTGAACATACCCTGCCATCATGAAGGCTGCAACAGCTCTCAACTTGGCCGATTTCTGCTGTGTCGTTGGGAATAGGATTGAATATGATTAGGTATGATTATTAGGTGTTGGAATTAGCAGTGACAGGGGGCAGGGGTGCCAAGGTGCCTACTACTAAGGTTTTGATGGAGCTGAAAGTGCCCCCCGGAACGTCATCCCCAGGCCTCGGCAAAAGCCTGTGAAGTCGGCATGCGCAACCGCAACCGCGACCTCGGACTTGTCAACCTCCACTagatccatcatcaactcttCATCGATAACTCCCTCTCATTCACCATACAATCCGAATGCGTCGATATGTCCTCCGATAGACTCCTCAGAACAGTCTTGCAGCATTACCCAGACGTCCACGATGCTGCAAAGACCGAGCAGATCATCGGGTCGACAACACATCTCCTCACGGAGCTCACAAACCCTCTaaatcttggccttctcacaTCACAATTGTTAACGGCCCCTGCGATATGGTTTCAGTCAGGCGGCATTCGCACTTCGGTTCGAGTTATCAGCATATACAATACCGCGGCCGCGCGCATTCATAATTATGAAGTCGCTAATCGCGATCGGAAAGAACCCCATGAGGGTGGTGGACTGAGCTGTGAAGAGTGGACGCGCGCCGTTGTTAAAGGAGCAGACGATCGATCGAGGCG
Coding sequences within it:
- the PFS2 gene encoding pre-mRNA cleavage and polyadenylation factor (CPF) complex subunit (BUSCO:EOG09261LPY), with translation MAYEPRGDHGGGQGQDGAFVKVRGRRPVTDYGATITHWQHDRAPSYKGGYTGEAERPSVSYIVDMLPPAARVTKAADSIPIKHLHSSLNKIKHPINVVRWTPEGRRLLTASTSGEFTLWNGTGFNFETIMQAHDSAIRALEYSHSDDWLISADHDGVIKYWQPNFNNVQSINAHTDPIRDLAFSPSDSKFVTASDDSTLKIFDFALGQMESKLEGHGWDAKSVDWHPTKGLLVSGSKDHLVKLWDPRTSRCLTTLHGHKSTITKVLFEKVRGACLATSARDQTARVFDLRMMRDICLLKGHEKDISTLTWHPIHPNLLSTGGMDGSLFHYLLDSPNPPPGQSFTVAPYDSPDPSSVAAQSVWPMHKVPFAHDYAIWSLDWHPLGHILASGSNDRITRFWSRARPGDTDVFQDRYHIGEAAAEAQGTWDRRGNRRQRQEEEQQEMEDEMDALVDQDAPKAAVPGLPGIPGLPLGGGLPGLGSSIPPPPIPGVGAGSGAPPPPLPFPLPGLNGGPPPPPLPGLDPNNPPDPAQLLELMKKAGVPLPPPGALPPGALPPGLIPPPGSMPPPPGSFAMPVPPPPMPGFDADKADARRRAPLPSQEESLRHEQRQGKYTRAR
- a CDS encoding hypothetical protein (EggNog:ENOG41); protein product: MNSATATSIETSNGSASVSRRSGHDVTQNEPNNRTSGNGNGTATTKPPKKPGQKYRHVAAVHKQTRPSCLSHDSDAAPSFIGFRNLMVIVLDIYLGLLLYFLIPCHLLAAYLIELAAAQQARGSLKRVNDSPSGGPSEQERKRFHKTWVVVAWAHLFNITLALVLTTWVVYFKIHHPLIGTFTEMHAIAVWLKTASYAFTNRDLRHAYLHPVEGERELVPELYTQCPYPQNITFSNLVYFWWAPTLVYQPVYPRTDKIRWVFVAKRVGEIFGLSVFMWVASAQYAAPVLRNSLDKIASLDLMSILERLLKLSTISLVIWLAGFFALFQSFLNALAEVLRFGDRSFYDDWWNSESLGAYWRTWNKPVYTYFKRHLYMPMIGRGWSPQAASFVVFLVSAILHEILVGVPTHNIIGVAFLGMFLQLPLIALTKPLENMKLGHTGKIVGNTIFWVSFTIFGQPFAALMYFYAWQAKYGSVSKQMTTVSN
- a CDS encoding hypothetical protein (EggNog:ENOG41~BUSCO:EOG092645MK), whose product is MSKTTLATMACLGAGGGAAITAAIYSIRGGKRVEETNTLATPPPSTSNSFAALPATTASPAVPPTQVFGPPATAPSGLPIDPSAIVNPGGLFDYGFPGPIADVANRSGLVSSYDRRTRNPHWVVEHITPASLAIRDGDRKHSSFLEDDSVPQKFRALLKDYYRSGYDRGHQVPAADCKWSQKAMDDTFYLTNMCPQVGDGFNRDYWAHFEDFCRRLTVKYPSVRIVTGPLYLPKKEADGKWYVKYEMIGTPPSVAVPTHFYKVIFAEDGRVGGNVALGAFVLPNAPISNSKPITDFEVPLEAVERASGLEFATKLPPQRRRRLCSDHTCALVIRDFADKQKAFPKK